One Fusarium poae strain DAOMC 252244 chromosome 4, whole genome shotgun sequence DNA window includes the following coding sequences:
- a CDS encoding hypothetical protein (TransMembrane:6 (i21-44o64-85i97-114o120-140i152-172o184-206i)~BUSCO:45368at5125) — translation MAASAAAATKRPLKPASTANKAYLIFYNFVSAVLWSVVLGRTVMLLGLHGPEYVYPNVGEFTKWTQTLAGLEVLHSLLGVVRAPLFTTLMQVSSRFLLVWAVVDVFPFLALSPFYSSMLIAWSVTEIIRYSFFALTLSGFQPKFLTWLRYNTFFVLYPVGIFSECWLIWLATTPAGHLNELYKFALQAILAIYVPGSYVLYSHMMTQRRKVMRNMKAQGQKAQ, via the exons ATGGCCGCCagcgctgctgctgctaccAAGCGGCCCCTGAAGCCAGCTTCAACCGCCAACAAGGCCTATCTGATCTTCTACAACTTTGTCTCGGCCGTCCTATGGTCCGTTGTGCTTGGTCGTACTGTTATGCTGCTCGGCCTTCATGGGCCTGAGTATGTTTATCCAAATGTTGGCGAATTTACAAAGTGGACGCAGACTTTGGCTGGCTTGGAAGTATTGCACTCTCTGCTCG GCGTCGTTCGCGCCCCTCTCTTCACAACGCTCATGCAAGTCTCGTCTCGcttcctcctcgtctggGCCGTCGTCGACGTTTTCCCTTTCCTCGCCCTCTCGCCCTTCTACTCGTCCATGCTCATCGCTTGGTCCGTCACCGAGATCATCCGATACTCTTTCTTCGCCCTCACGCTTTCCGGTTTCCAGCCCAAGTTCCTTACCTGGTTACGATACAACACCTTCTTCGTGCTCTATCCTGTTGGCATTTTCAGCGAGTGCTGGCTCATCTGGTTGGCCACCACGCCTGCGGGCCACCTCAATGAGCTGTACAAGTTTGCTCTGCAGGCTATTTTGGCTATCTACGTCCCTG GATCATATGTCTTGTACTCTCACATGATGACCCAGAGGCGCAAGGTTATGCGCAACATGAAGGCTCAAGGTCAAAAGGCCCAATAG
- a CDS encoding hypothetical protein (BUSCO:1644at5125), whose amino-acid sequence MASVHAPPAVQHPGAPMPTGATKQQAEEVFRKLKQMKEQGVPPTDPEYIKASQFLMNFQQQHNMRRTQQQFMQQQQKQQMQNATNGSPANGIMPGRPLQQGSPQAAQPASSTLNASAMPTQSSSTPISAGASPSTGSSSNHFTQQQLGLLRQQIHAFKLLGKNAGVSLQLQQAIFNQRQRRQAAIAETAQAAQASKTNQTDSDPNKDAQNGPEATTEDDGAEIPKAHVFKTVKSPYGTSMIRPEIKYFDHSQRKNRWFIPGVFPTGIDFDHLRYEREVVVSNRMRQRYAELKNLPGDLAHWDSSKENLEADDSLKRKAIIEMKSIALYAKQRALRDKIGRQMMHYDNLAMTTNRSSYRRMKKQNVREARITEKLEKQQRDARENREKKKHTDFLHAITSHRKEIQESASSQRTKSHKLSRLMYQQHFNIEKEEQKRIERTAKQRLQALKANDEEAYLKLLDQAKDTRITHLLKQTDGFLHQLASSVKAQQRQAAERYGDGEELPMEDNSDYDEDDESNKKIDYYAVAHRIREEVTGQADMLVGGKLKEYQVKGLQWMISLYNNNLNGILADEMGLGKTIQTISLITYLIERKQQPGPYLVIVPLSTLTNWNLEFERWAPSINRIVYKGPPNTRKLQQDKIRQGAFQVLLTTYEYIIKDRPILSKIKWFHMIIDEGHRMKNSNSKLSYTIQQYYHTRFRLILTGTPLQNNLSELWAMLNFVLPNIFKSATTFDEWFNTPFANTGGQDKMELTEEEQILVIRRLHKVLRPFLLRRLKKDVEKDLPDKTEKVIKCKFSALQSKLYKQMVTHNKLVVSDGKGGKTGARGLSNMIMQLRKLCNHPFVFDVVENVMNPLNISNDLLWRTAGKFELLDRILPKYQATGHRVLMFFQMTAIMDIMEDYLRYRRVEYLRLDGTTKSDERSDLLREFNAPDSKYFMFLLSTRAGGLGLNLQTADTVIIYDSDWNPHQDLQAQDRAHRIGQKNEVRILRLISSNSVEEKILERARFKLDMDGKVIQAGRFDNKSSETDRDAMLRTLLETADMAESGEQDEMEDEELNMLLARSDEEITVFQKLDEERMRTSPYGTGPGTKARLMGEDELPEIYLNEGNPMDEETEEVILGRGARERTKVKYDDGLTEEQWLMAVDDDDDSPEAAAARKQARRDRRDNNRLKKSALLNSMDESPTGSRASTEEIEIEIETPKKRGRKPGSKNEKRKAEDGNDEPPPKKRRGPQGRPSKVSLESRIPAHQREVLQKSLRSLYDGLMTLEVDDIEPPEDDESDPGKRLIIGPFIKLPPKRDYADYYLIIQNPICMNRIQTRIKKEEYTSLSGLRKDIELMIRNCQTYNEDGSILYQDAKIMNEFFNSKYQEELAAHPELQELEEGGKDSSVAPSGSGGTPQPSGTRIKLISNSAKEANGGSTAAQSDEE is encoded by the exons ATGGCCTCGGTGCATGCACCCCCCGCGGTTCAGCATCCTGGCGCGCCAATGCCTACTGGCGCGACCAAGCAGCAGGCGGAAGAAGTTTTCAGG AAACTTAAGCAGATGAAGGAACAGGGTGTTCCACCCACGGATCCCGAATACATCAAGGCTTCACAGTTCCTGATGAACTTCCAACAACAGCACAACATGCGACGTACCCAGCAGCAGTTTAtgcaacaacagcaaaaaCAGCAGATGCAGAATGCGACCAATGGTTCGCCTGCCAATGGTATAATGCCTGGCCGACCTCTCCAGCAAGGCTCACCACAAGCGGCTCAGCCTGCATCTAGCACACTCAACGCATCCGCAATGCCGACCCAGAGTTCTTCTACTCCAATTTCTGCCGGCGCCTCACCTTCGACCGGCTCATCTTCGAATCACTTCACCCAACAACAACTGGGACTGTTAAGACAGCAAATCCATGCGTTTAAACTACTCGGAAAGAATGCTGGAGTATCGCTACAGCTACAACAAGCCATCTTCAACCAGCGTCAACGCAGGCAAGCGGCCATTGCCGAAACTGCTCAAGCAGCACAAGCATCAAAAACCAACCAGACCGATTCTGACCCCAACAAGGACGCGCAAAATGGACCCGAAGCTACAACCGAAGATGATGGTGCAGAAATTCCTAAGGCGCACGTGTTCAAGACGGTGAAATCTCCATATGGCACAAGCATGATTCGTCCTGAGATCAAGTACTTTGACCACTCGCAGCGAAAGAACAGATGGTTCATTCCCGGCGTCTTTCCTACAGGCATTGATTTCGATCACTTGCGATATGAGCGAGAAGTCGTTGTTTCGAACAGGATGAGACAGCGCTATGCCGAGTTGAAGAACCTGCCTGGTGATCTGGCTCACTGGGACTCCTCCAAGGAAAACCTGGAGGCTGATGACTCTCTCAAGCGTAAGGCCATTATTGAGATGAAGAGCATTGCTTTGTACGCTAAGCAGCGAGCACTTCGCGATAAGATCGGGCGACAAATGATGCATTATGATAATCTCGCAATGACAACCAACCGATCCAGCTATCGCCGAATGAAGAAGCAAAATGTCCGTGAAGCTCGCATCACAgagaagcttgagaagcagcAACGTGACGCCCGGGAGAACcgtgagaagaagaagcacacTGACTTCCTCCATGCCATTACCAGCCACCGAAAAGAGATTCAGGAGTCGGCTTCCTCTCAACGTACCAAATCACACAAGTTGTCTCGTCTCATGTACCAGCAACACTTCAAcattgagaaggaagagcaGAAGCGTATTGAGAGAACGGCCAAGCAACGTCTGCAAGCCCTTAAGGCCAACGATGAAGAGGCGTAcctcaagcttcttgaccaAGCCAAGGATACCCGTATCACACACTTGCTCAAGCAGACCGACGGTTTCTTGCACCAGCTTGCCTCTTCCGTCAAAGCACAGCAGCGCCAGGCTGCTGAACGATACGGCGATGGCGAGGAGCTGCCCATGGAAGACAACAGCGACTacgacgaggacgacgagAGCAACAAGAAGATTGACTACTATGCCGTGGCACATCGTATTCGCGAGGAGGTCACCGGACAAGCTGACATGCTCGTCGGTGGTAAGCTCAAAGAGTATCAGGTCAAGGGTCTGCAGTGGATGATTTCGCTGtacaacaacaacctcaaCGGTATCTTGGCTGATGAAATGGGTCTCGGAAAGACGATTCAAACCATCAGTCTAATCACCTATCTGATTGAGCGAAAACAGCAACCAGGTCCCTATCTCGTCATTGTGCCTCTCAGTACACTGACCAACTGGAACCTGGAGTTTGAGCGATGGGCACCTTCTATAAACCGCATTGTTTACAAGGGACCTCCCAACACCCGTAAACTACAGCAGGATAAGATCCGACAAGGCGCATTCCAGGTTTTGCTCACAACCTACGAATACATCATCAAGGACCGACCTATTCTCAGCAAGATTAAGTGGTTCCATATGATTATTGACGAAGGTCACCGAATGAAGAACTCCAACTCCAAACTGAGCTATACCATTCAGCAGTACTACCACACTCGTTTCCGACTCATTCTCACTGGAACACCATTGCAAAACAATCTCTCAGAGCTATGGGCTATGCTTAACTTTGTCTTACCAAATATTTTCAAGTCGGCAACAACTTTTGATGAATGGTTCAACACCCCCTTTGCCAACACAGGTGGACAGGATAAGATGGAACTTACGGAAGAAGAGCAGATTCTCGTCATCAGGCGTCTTCACAAGGTTCTGCGACCCTTCCTCCTGCGTCGTCTGAAGAAGGATGTCGAGAAAGATCTTCCTGACAAGACAGAAAAAGTTATCAAGTGCAAATTCTCTGCACTTCAATCCAAGCTCTACAAGCAGATGGTTACCCATAACAAGCTTGTCGTTAGTGACGGCAAGGGTGGCAAAACGGGTGCTCGTGGACTCAGCAACATGATTATGCAGCTGCGAAAGCTTTGTAATCATCCATTTGTATTTGACGTTGTTGAGAATGTCATGAACCCGCTCAACATTAGCAACGATTTGTTGTGGCGAACAGCGGGCAAATTTGAGCTGCTGGACAGAATTCTGCCCAAGTATCAAGCAACTGGCCATCGTGTCCTCATGTTCTTCCAAATGACTGCCATCATGGACATCATGGAGGACTACCTCCGATACAGGCGAGTGGAGTATCTTCGATTGGATGGTACGACCAAATCCGACGAGCGTTCCGACTTGCTCAGGGAGTTCAATGCCCCGGATTCGAAGTACTTCATGTTCTTGCTTTCGACCCGTGCTGGTGGATTGGGTCTCAACTTGCAAACGGCCGATACAGTCATCATCTATGATTCCGATTGGAATCCTCACCAAGATCTGCAGGCTCAGGATCGTGCCCATCGTATTGGTCAAAAGAACGAAGTCCGAATCTTGCGACTTATCAGCTCCAACTCGGTTGAAGAGAAAATTCTTGAACGAGCTCGATTCAAGTTGGATATGGATGGAAAGGTTATCCAGGCTGGTCGTTTCGATAACAAGTCATCAGAAACAGATCGTGATGCCATGCTTCGCACCCTGTTGGAGACAGCCGATATGGCCGAATCGGGTGAGCaggatgagatggaggaCGAAGAGCTCAACATGCTACTGGCACGTAGTGATGAAGAGATAACGGTGTTTCAAAAGCTCGACGAGGAACGGATGAGGACCTCGCCTTATGGTACTGGACCAGGCACCAAGGCTCGACTAATGGGCGAGGATGAATTGCCCGAGATTTATTTGAACGAAGGCAACCCTATGGACGAGGAGACTGAGGAGGTCATACTGGGTCGCGGTGCTCGCGAACGCACCAAGGTCAAATATGACGACGGTCTCACTGAAGAGCAATGGTTGATGGCAgtggacgatgatgatgactcTCCTGAAGCGGCTGCTGCTCGCAAGCAAGCCCGTAGGGACAGGCGTGACAACAACAGGTTAAAGAAATCTGCACTCCTCAACTCGATGGATGAATCACCTACTGGCAGTAGAGCAAGCACTGAGGAGATCGAGATCGAGATTGAGACACCAAAGAAACGAGGGCGCAAACCAGGTAGTAAGAACGAGAAGCGTAAGGCTGAGGATGGTAATGATGAGCCGCCTCCCAAGAAGCGACGTGGACCTCAAGGCCGGCCTAGCAAGGTCAGTCTCGAATCACGAATTCCAGCCCACCAGCGAGAAGTGCTGCAGAAGAGTCTTCGCAGCCTTTACGATGGTCTAATGACATTGGAGGTGGACGATATTGAACCCCCAGAGGATGACGAGTCGGATCCAGGCAAGCGTCTCATCATTGGACCCTTCATCAAATTACCCCCCAAGCGCGACTATGCCGACTACTACCTCATCATCCAGAATCCTATTTGCATGAACCGGATTCAGACCCgaatcaagaaggaagagtaTACCTCGCTGAGCGGACTGCGGAAAGACATCGAACTGATGATCCGCAACTGCCAAACGTACAACGAGGATGGAAGCATTCTGTATCAGGATGCTAAGATCATGAAC GAATTCTTCAACTCCAAGTACCAAGAAGAACTGGCAGCGCATCCTGAACTTCAAGAGCTTGAAGAAGGGGGCAAGGACAGTTCAGTGGCGCCCTCTGGCAGCGGCGGCACACCTCAACCCAGTGGCACTCGCATCAAGTTGATTTCAAATAGCGCAAAGGAAGCGAACGGCGGTAGCACTGCCGCACAGAGTGACGAGGAATGA
- a CDS encoding hypothetical protein (BUSCO:16471at5125): MSSDDDFEIEVPDLAADDPMRAFLPTAFGKKSKEADIAAQFDRSRRTVTSKAPEISSAQQAQEPKKKSNSSDDSDSDDSDDDDEFPVSHELVLKTHDRAVTTVSLDPAGGRLATASTDCTVKLHDFASMTPTTLRAFRSVDPYEQKTSAASSESHPVHRIEFNPHAGGVFLCVSAHPQAKIMSRDGDIVTEFIKGDMYLRDMHNTKGHISEITTGTWHPTDKNLCITAGTDSTLRIWDVNNKRSQKDVIVFKSKAAGSAGRTKMTAVAWGSSAQGGSNVLVASALDGSLVMYSGNSPFSRPAGEIRDAHKPQTWTSGIDISSDGRMVVTRGGDDLIKLWDTRKFTIPLVTVSHTSTSDHYSTSNIKYAPNSTSIITGSVTGHLHILNPGNLRAEHVTPITPGSPLITVDWHPKINQIITGSANAETHVLYNPQMSSKGAVDVMSRAPKKRHIDDNPELTMDQSAGVSGDAIMVPGASGGSRKSGVTVSGRSKDPRRPYMPQQTPLQKNAPDEKSIAANIPLARMLHEDPREALLKYADKAQNDPMFTKAWSKTQPETQYAELSDGEDGPDKKRLKR, from the coding sequence ATGAGTTCTGACGACGATTTCGAAATCGAGGTGCCCGACCTCGCGGCAGACGATCCTATGAGAGCATTTCTACCGACGGCTTTTGGAAAGAAGTCGAAAGAAGCCGACATCGCTGCCCAATTCGACAGAAGTCGCAGGACAGTGACCAGTAAAGCCCCAGAAATTAGTAGTGCACAGCAAGCCCAGgaacccaagaagaagagtaaTTCGAGCGACGATTCCGACAGCGACGACtccgatgacgacgacgaattTCCTGTATCGCACGAGCTTGTTCTCAAAACACATGACCGCGCTGTAACCACGGTTTCGCTCGACCCTGCAGGAGGACGCTTAGCAACTGCTTCCACAGACTGCACCGTTAAGCTGCACGACTTCGCCTCCATGACTCCCACCACTCTGAGGGCTTTCCGCTCCGTCGATCCATACGAACAGAAGACATCCGCTGCAAGCTCCGAGTCGCACCCCGTCCATCGCATAGAGTTCAACCCGCACGCTGGAGGGGTCTTCCTCTGCGTCTCAGCACACCCCCAAGCGAAGATCATGTCTCGGGATGGTGACATTGTTACAGAATTTATAAAGGGAGATATGTATCTTCGTGATATGCACAATACCAAGGGTCACATTTCCGAGATTACAACTGGAACATGGCACCCTACTGACAAGAATTTATGTATTACTGCTGGCACCGATAGCACATTGAGAATATGGGATGTCAACAACAAGCGATCCCAGAAGGATGTCATTGTCTTCAAATCCAAGGCCGCTGGCTCCGCGGGCCGTACCAAGATGACCGCGGTTGCATGGGGATCTTCAGCTCAAGGTGGCAGCAATGTGCTTGTCGCATCAGCTCTTGATGGCTCGTTAGTCATGTATAGCGGCAACAGTCCCTTCTCACGACCTGCAGGAGAGATTCGCGATGCCCACAAGCCCCAGACTTGGACCAGCGGTATCGACATATCATCAGACGGCCGCATGGTGGTCACGAGAGGCGGCGACGATTTGATTAAGCTATGGGACACTCGCAAGTTTACCATACCCCTGGTCACAGTGTCTCATACATCTACCTCGGACCATTACTCGACAAGTAACATCAAATATGCGCCGAACTCGACAAGTATCATCACAGGCTCCGTTACGGGTCATCTCCATATCCTGAACCCCGGCAATCTGCGCGCGGAACATGTCACTCCAATAACACCTGGGTCACCACTCATCACAGTTGATTGGCACCCAAAGATTAATCAAATTATCACAGGTTCAGCTAACGCCGAAACCCACGTCTTGTACAACCCACAGATGTCGAGCAAAGGAGCTGTAGATGTCATGTCACGAGCACCGAAGAAACGCCATATCGACGACAACCCGGAACTGACCATGGACCAGTCGGCCGGTGTATCTGGTGATGCCATCATGGTACCAGGCGCCTCAGGAGGCTCAAGGAAGTCTGGTGTTACAGTATCTGGCCGATCTAAGGATCCTCGACGCCCGTACATGCCTCAGCAAACCCCGTTGCAGAAGAACGCACCCGACGAGAAGTCTATCGCAGCAAACATTCCTCTTGCACGCATGCTGCACGAAGATCCTCGAGAAGCTTTGCTGAAGTATGCAGACAAGGCTCAGAATGACCCAATGTTCACCAAAGCTTGGAGCAAGACGCAGCCTGAAACCCAGTATGCGGAGCTTAGCGATGGGGAAGACGGCCCTGACAAGAAGAGGCTCAAGAGGTGA
- the SWC5 gene encoding swr complex subunit (BUSCO:50383at5125) encodes MSPDSILDEDEQYASSEDSDFAPDDAPNQVSDQSDDDKDEGDKPSSKRSRPAANEDTADAGYDNSGDEAIIKRGAKRRKKTQTKGVDEDEDGGEGGLVKTRRQRAAEKEERKYTTNSEPVTIDVDALWAQMIAKTPIPGTKVDEPTDINTSIAPTNKKVESAVQTTGSTDPGDPSAMIRIKRTYNFAGRVHTEEKLVARDSAEAKLYLASQSDTPSTDSPEKRATRKAFRSAFEPQVDLMPQRSDLNLGMAARIKAGKEVQARKLNVVDKSRMDWAGYVDKEGIKDELALAGKSKDSYMAREDFLAKSEALREEDSRRARLAGKA; translated from the exons ATGTCACCAGATTCGATATTAGATGAAGACGAGCAATATGCATCATCGGAAGACTCCGACTTTGCTCCCGACGATGCACCCAATCAAGTTTCCGATCAATCCGACGACGATAAAGATGAGGGCGACAAACCATCTAGTAAACGGAGTCGCCCCGCGGCTAACGAGGACACTGCTGATGCAGGCTACGATAATTCGGGTGACGAGGCAATCATAAAAAGGGGCGCGAAGCGCCGTAAAAAGACACAGACGAAGGGagtggatgaagatgaagatggtggTGAGGGTGGTTTGGTCAAGACCCGGAGACAGcgcgccgcaga AAAAGAGGAACGTAAGTATACCACCAACAGTGAGCCGGTCACTATCGACGTGGATGCGCTATGGGCGCAAATGATAGCCAAGACGCCCATTCCCGGGACCAAGGTCGACGAGCCCACCGATATAAATACAAGCATCGCTCCCACAAATAAGAAAGTAGAGTCAGCCGTTCAAACGACGGGCTCAACTGATCCAGGTGATCCCTCAGCGATGATACGCATCAAGCGAACATACAATTTCGCTGGTCGGGTGCACACAGAGGAAAAGCTTGTTGCGCGCGACTCAGCTGAAGCAAAGCTCTACCTCGCCTCGCAGAGCGATACCCCTTCAACAGACAGCCCTGAAAAGCGCGCCACAAGGAAAGCTTTCAGGTCTGCTTTTGAGCCTCAAGTGGACCTCATGCCTCAGCGATCCGACCTGAATCTGGGAATGGCCGCACGAATTAAGGCTGGCAAGGAGGTCCAGGCCAGAAAACTCAATGTCGTGGACAAAAGTCGCATGGATTGGGCTGGCTATGTGGACAAGGAGGGCATCAAGGACGAGTTGGCGCTGGCAGGCAAATCCAAGGATTCTTACATGGCAAGAGAAGACTTCTTGGCCAAGAGTGAAGCACTGAGGGAGGAAGATTCAAGAAGGGCGAGGTTGGCTGGAAAAGCTTAg
- a CDS encoding hypothetical protein (BUSCO:55273at5125), with translation MAILGKRKADPEPTISEEDAAAIFRRHFEAQFAPLPDAKEPKSRSKKTKHDEESDENDDGEGGDSGSEGGSDNEDDGEWGGLSGEDSSEEEEEEQPPVIQVVDHSGKQPIIPATMSKRELKAFMSSRPPDQAFTKSEPTPTATPSSPNDLPEDAPSLLAQDLELRRLIAESHLLAPTISASGVTVAPKAFAAGRTRQKATDMRVQALGSKVSIHKQEKMPMNMRKGIVAAADAREAKRRREAKENGIILERETDSEELSYV, from the exons ATGGCTATCCTAGGCAAGCGCAAGGCTGATCCTGAGCCTACAATCTCCGAAGAAGATGCCGCTGCCATCTTCCGCCGACATTTCGAAGCACAGTTCGCACCATTGCCCGATGCGAAGGAACCCAAATCCAGGTCAAAGAAGACAAAACATGACGAAGAGAGCGACGAAAACGACGATGGTGAAGGAGGCGACAGCGGCAGCGAAGGCGGTAGCGACAATGAGGACGACGGTGAATGGGGTGGCCTCTCTGGCGAAGACTCcagtgaagaggaagaggaagagcagCCTCCAGTGATACAGGTCGTTGACCATTCCGGAAAACAACCGATAATACCAGCCACAATGTCCAAACGAGAATTAAAGGCTTTCATG TCATCACGCCCTCCAGACCAAGCATTCACCAAATCAGAACCCACACCTACAGCCACACCATCCTCACCGAACGACCTCCCCGAAGACGCACCCTCTCTCCTCGCTCAGGATCTTGAACTTCGTCGACTTATCGCAGAATCACACCTACTCGCTCCCACTATTTCGGCTTCTGGCGTAACCGTTGCGCCAAAGGCGTTCGCTGCCGGTCGTACTCGTCAGAAGGCCACAGACATGCGCGTTCAGGCCCTAGGATCCAAAGTATCGATTCACAAACAGGAGAAGATGCCCATGAACATGCGCAAAGGAATCgtggctgcagcagatgcgCGCGAAGCCAAACGTCGAAGAGAGGCCAAGGAGAACGGCATTATCCTCGAGAGGGAAACTG ACTCAGAGGAGCTGAGTTACGTCTGA
- a CDS encoding hypothetical protein (BUSCO:9880at5125), which yields MYSQHSAMAPQKPETFMLSTEAQQALPHDAQVALQQVDNLKYFLISAPVDWQPDQYIRRFLLPTGEYVSCILWNNLFHISGTDIVRCLSFRFQAFGRPVKNSKKFEEGIFSDLRNLKSGTDASLEEPKSAFLDFLYKNNCIRTQKKQKVFYWYSVPHDRLFLDALERDLKREKMGQEATTVAVSEPALSFQYDSSQSLYEQLTKAQQANSSSFSAQQSAFSQSQSTSPVMRAMDSMPPPPTMMPQSMPPLAEGMDAMVPYGTMAVHHQMHQAVPVKREPDFTRVQYNQNGIPITTGHQRHASMPAYALEYSPAPSFVSSQYEDYSNRGISFEPITPPQQALGISAEPAYIANEETGLYSAIPDHMASMNGLNGMVQLPPSNLAGPQFSRPYGTNNVYSVIEGSPTYKQRRRRSSIPPSMSAIAPPTAPSHPAHSHVRRPSDLRRSVSASVGPVAEGDESADNSPPGLSYSTSGMSMNSQHHQNMSRHGTPLSTVEGSPAANSMGLHQDFSHLASEEYNGDGSLSEQRRSAPASNGAVRRARSATVMEVGPYPQKSHSCPIPTCGRLFKRLEHLKRHVRTHTQERPYVCPHCSKAFSRSDNLAQHKRTHGREDGGDGSLHLSGDEEEDFSGDDHLGSLEEASPHSDSAYVTGSLNAAAHGSTPPSSNAPTQTFNSLETLSMPMTMSQPAAINASGMM from the exons ATGTATTCGCAACACTCCGCAATGGCGCCTCAGAAGCCCGAAACATTCATGCTAAGCACTGAGGCCCAGCAAGCTCTTCCTCATGATGCTCAAGTCGCTCTGCAACAAGTCGACAACTTGAAGTATTTCCTGATCTCTGCCCCTGTTGACTGGCAGCCTGACCAGTACATTCGCCGATTCCTTCTGCCCACAGGTGAATATGTTTCATGTATTCTGTGGAACAACCTTTTTCACATCTCAGGCACAGACATTGTGCGATGTCTGTCCTTCCGATTCCAGGCTTTCGGCCGACCTGTCAAGAACTCGAAGAAATTCGAGGAGGGTATCTTCTCGGACCTGCGAAACCTCAAGTCAGGAACTGATGCTTCCCTGGAGGAGCCGAAGAGCGCTTTCCTCGACTTCCTTTACAAGAATAACTGCATCCGAACtcagaaaaagcaaaaagtcTTTTACTGGTACAGCGTCCCCCATGATCGCCTGTTCCTTGACGCGCTGGAACGCGACCTCAAGCGGGAGAAGATGGGCCAGGAAGCCACCACTGTTGCTGTCAGTGAGCCAGCACTGTCTTTCCAGTACGACTCGTCTCAGTCGCTCTACGAGCAACTGACAAAGGCTCAACAAGCCAACTCATCATCCTTCAGCGCCCAGCAATCCGCTTTCTCCCAGAGTCAGTCCACGTCTCCCGTCATGCGAGCGATGGACTCGATGCCTCCTCCCCCGACAATGATGCCTCAGTCCATGCCCCCTTTGGCGGAGGGGATGGACGCAATGGTACCTTATGGAACGATGGCGGTACATCACCAGATGCACCAAGCTGTCCCCGTCAAGAGGGAACCTGATTTTACCCGTGTTCAGTACAACCAGAACGGTATTCCCATCACGACAGGCCACCAGCGTCACGCGTCAATGCCTGCATATGCTCTCGAGTACTCTCCCGCCCCATCATTTGTCTCCTCCCAGTACGAGGACTACAGCAACCGAGGAATCTCATTCGAACCCATTACACCTCCACAACAGGCGTTGGGTATCTCTGCTGAACCTGCGTATATCGCCAACGAGGAGACCGGTCTGTACTCCGCCATCCCAGATCATATGGCTAGCATGAACGGACTCAACGGCATGGTTCAGCTTCCTCCATCCAACCTGGCTGGCCCCCAGTTCTCTCGTCCTTACGGTACAAACAACGTCTACTCTGTCATCGAAGGTTCGCCGACATATAAGCAGAGAAGGCGGCGTTCATCCATTCCCCCATCTATGTCGGCGATTGCGCCTCCAACTGCCCCTTCTCACCCAGCACACTCGCACGTTCGTCGGCCCTCTGACCTGCGACGATCGGTCTCCGCTTCCGTTGGCCCCGTTGCTGAGGGTGATGAGTCTGCAGACAACTCTCCTCCCGGTTTGTCCTATAGCACCTCTGGCATGTCAATGAACAGCCAACACCACCAGAACATGTCGCGTCACGGAACTCCATTGTCCACAGTGGAAGGAAGTCCCGCTGCCAATTCTATGGGTCTCCATCAGGATTTCTCACACCTCGCTAGTGAAGAATACAACGGTGACGGCTCATTGAGCGAGCAGCGACGATCTGCGCCCGCTTCCAACGGTGCTGTCCGACGGGCTCGTTCCGCCACTGTTATGGAAGTTGGTCCTTATCCCCAGAAGTCCCACTCCTGCCCTATTCCCACCTGTGGCCGTCTCTTCAAGCGTTTAGAGCACCTCAAGCG ACACGTTCGAACACACACACAGGAGAGACCCTATGTTTGCCCTCATTGCAGCAAGGCCTTCTCAAGATCCGATAATTTGGCACA ACACAAGCGCACCCATGGTCGCGAAGACGGCGGTGACGGTTCACTACACCTGTCCGgcgatgaagaggaggatttCTCCGGTGATGACCATCTCGGCTCGTTAGAAGAGGCATCCCCTCACTCTGACAGTGCATACGTGACCGGCTCCCTCAATGCTGCCGCTCATGGCTCGACTCCCCCCTCAAGCAATGCACCCACACAAACCTTCAACAGCCTCGAAACCCTTAGCATGCCCATGACAATGAGCCAACCGGCTGCTATCAACGCTAGCGGCATGATGTAA